A window of the Candida orthopsilosis Co 90-125, chromosome 1 draft sequence genome harbors these coding sequences:
- a CDS encoding Asg1 transcription factor (similarity to S. cerevisiae Asg1p; Gal4p family zinc-finger transcription factor), protein MNNDPQDLSPLTISTSSSVATPVSSSKSNMVKKPSTEPKRRRVTRACDTCRAKKVKCDGRQPCIHCTVYSFRCTYDEPNIRNKKNSGIPKPSSPNVVAALQAAAANGTLYNDHDQSLRNLGGAAAANTANAAVNGSQVNASIATAASNPPNGVPIDSFPTKNLIIAQQIISALLPKLQFSCLDQNLDFDLDRFQKIISHMSQKSSSFVLNTNEIADLMHDKESIVPPPRKASAETFSDDYTATTPREVKLILPSKEEALELIYTTWNKACVLFRFYHRPSLIQEIDLLYSLDPSEYGDRQQKFLPFLYSSLACGCLFSKSPYKKTSHNENLEDDGFKYFLEARKLMDITNVGDISSIQTIVMMIMYLQCSARLSTCYSYIGIALRSALKEGLHRNLSIFQNSKRKLDPMEIDTRKRLFFTIYKMDIYINSLLGLPRSLTEDQFDQELPDDLDDENVTRQGYLYEKQGGRLSSAGCANYHTKLMFILSHILKELYPVKITNTEENKFLHEQRQHEQNQTQESNQSHTSPASSQVSPHSQPQPPQPVKQESQHPFTKSPTVPMSTLGKLPSTLTTPLPSAPDRIHTKVTELEMELKIWLDSLPRELQPTDPNVERTDIPEKFVLANYYLHLSFLNCQIMLYRPFIHFVSDSMNGSLSDPRSLIRGRNCIKIARMVVKLANKMIDEQLLIGTYWFSMYTIFFSIACLMYYFHFSNYNNNGLGVNACGVLFDDDLNVEVIKKDIEIGKKVLDSLKDSSNSSLRIYNMLNTLFEQLNRRTASKTVYKKQQQQHQPSSSQSTQQAEQAQQQMQQNANILLQENVKSTFKNFDENNRYVNGFKKDDLSEFFKDASIARFQSTSEIPKDLANIEKLSVIKEEDNEEIGGNVGAGLTSNYMPGVFDKLDAQIFGKILPPYMYDQQHLPNNQKFQQQQQQQQQQQQQGQPQQPQPFQQPHQQQYASTEQPQQFTQYEPEQGSNIYNSQNSFVANNNNNNYNPDEDLNFEEIFGALDGFAPGNMSGGVGGNNPIDYLAPF, encoded by the coding sequence ATGAACAACGATCCACAAGACTTGTCTCCACTCACAATATCAACCTCAAGCTCAGTTGCCACCCCCGTATCTTCTTCTAAACTGAATATGGTAAAAAAGCCATCTACTGAACCGAAGAGAAGACGGGTTACTCGCGCTTGTGACACATGTCGTGCAAAAAAAGTCAAATGTGATGGTAGACAACCTTGTATTCACTGTACCGTGTATTCATTTCGTTGTACCTATGATGAACCAAATATtagaaataaaaagaaCTCGGGTATTCCCAAGCCATCACTGCCtaatgttgttgctgcATTACAGGCCGCAGCAGCAAATGGTACATTATACAATGATCACGACCAACTGTTGAGAAATTTAGGtggtgctgctgctgcCAATACAGCCAATGCTGCTGTTAATGGTAGCCAAGTGAATGCTTCTATTGCTACTGCTGCTTCAAACCCACCAAATGGTGTACCAATCGACTCATTCCCAACAAAGAACTTAATCATTGCTCAGCAAATTATCAGTGCACTACTCCCCAAACTACAATTCAGCTGTTTAGACCAAAACTTGGATTTCGATTTAGAtagatttcaaaagattatttCCCACATGAGTCAAAAGTCGTCTTCATTTGTATTAAATACCAATGAAATTGCTGATTTGATGCACGACAAAGAATCTATAGTACCGCCGCCAAGAAAAGCATCAGCAGAAACTTTTAGTGACGATTATACTGCGACAACACCTCGTGAAGTTAAATTAATCCTTCCTAGTAAAGAAGAGgcattggaattgatttacACCACTTGGAACAAAGCATGTGTTTTGTTTAGATTTTATCATCGACCATCACTTATTCAAGAAATAGATTTACTATATTCATTGGACCCTAGTGAGTATGGTGATagacaacaaaaatttcttccttttctttattcAAGTTTAGCCTGTGGATGTTTATTTAGTAAATCACCATACAAGAAAACTTCACATAATGAGAATCTAGAAGATGACGGATTCAAGTACTTTTTGGAGGCTAGGAAGTTGATGGATATTACCAATGTTGGTGATATAAGTTCAATTCAAACTATTGTCATGATGATTATGTATTTACAATGTTCAGCTAGATTGTCTACTTGCTATTCATATATTGGAATAGCTCTTAGAAGTGCATTAAAAGAAGGATTACATCGTAATTTATCCATTTTTCAGAATTCCAAACGCAAATTAGATCCAATGGAGATTGATACTAGGAAAAGGTTATTTTTTACCATATACAAAATGGACATCTACATCAATAGTTTACTAGGATTACCTCGCTCACTTACCGaagatcaatttgatcaagaattgCCAGATGATttagatgatgaaaatgtcACTAGACAAGGGTACTTGTACGAGAAACAAGGAGGAAGATTAAGCTCGGCAGGTTGTGCCAATTATCACACCAAATTGATGTTTATATTGTCACATATTCTTAAAGAATTATACCCTGTCAAGATTACAAATACCGAGGAAAACAAGTTTTTACATGAGCAACGACAACACGAGCAGAATCAGACTCAGGAGTCCAACCAGTCACACACATCGCCAGCAAGTCTGCAAGTATCACCACACCTGCAACCACAACCTCCACAACCGGTGAAGCAAGAGTCACAACACCCATTCACAAAGTCACCAACAGTGCCAATGTCCACTCTTGGAAAACTTCCCCTGACCTTAACCACCCCTTTACCATCGGCACCAGATAGAATTCATACCAAGGTTACTGAATTGGAGATGGAATTGAAGATATGGTTGGACAGTTTGCCACGTGAATTACAACCTACTGATCCTAATGTGGAGAGAACAGATATCCCTGAGAAGTTTGTTCTTGCCAACTATTATCTAcatttgtcatttttaaattgtcaaattatGCTTTATCGTCCATTTATCCATTTTGTTAGTGATTCAATGAATGGATCTTTATCAGATCCCAGATCATTGATCAGAGGGCGCAATTGTATCAAAATCGCACGTATGGTTGTGAAATTAGCAAACAAGATGATTGATGAAcagttgttgattggaACATATTGGTTTTCAATGTACACCATTTTCTTCAGTATCGCATGCTTGATGTATTatttccatttttcaaactacaacaacaatggaCTTGGTGTGAATGCATGTGGTGtattatttgatgatgacttgAATGTTGAAGTAATTAAAaaggatattgaaattggaaaaaaagTGTTGGATTCATTAAAGGATTCATCTAATAGTTCGTTGCGAATTTATAATATGTTGAATACGTtgtttgaacaattgaatcgTAGGACAGCATCGAAAACGGTAtacaagaaacaacaacagcaacacCAGCCATCATCTTCGCAATCAACCCAACAAGCTGAACAAGCTCAACAGCAAATGCAACAAAACGCCaatattcttcttcaagaAAATGTGAAGAGTACATTTaagaattttgatgaaaataatcGCTATGTGAACGGTTTTAAAAAGGATGATTTGAGTGAATTTTTCAAGGACGCCAGTATTGCTCGATTTCAATCAACGTCAGAAATTCCTAAAGATTTAGCTAATATCGAAAAACTCCTGGTGattaaagaagaagataacGAAGAGATTGGCGGTAATGTTGGAGCTGGTCTTACTTCCAATTACATGCCGGGTGTGTTTGATAAACTTGATGCACAAATATTTGGCAAGATTCTTCCACCTTATATGTATGATCAGCAACATTTGCCAAATAATCAAAagttccaacaacaacaacaacaacaacaacaacaacaacaacaagggCAGCCACAGCAGCCACAACCATTTCAGCAAcctcatcaacaacaatatgcTTCTACCGAGCAGCCACAGCAGTTTACACAATATGAGCCGGAACAAGGAAGTAACATCTACAATTCCCAAAATTCGTTTGTTGctaacaacaataacaataattACAATcctgatgaagatttaaATTTTGAAGAGATTTTCGGTGCTTTGGATGGATTTGCACCAGGGAACATGAgtggtggtgttggtggTAACAATCCTATTGATTATTTAGCACCATTTTGA
- a CDS encoding Arc1 G4 nucleic acid binding protein, protein MKSRLSQFLSLKTTRFFRFSFQRYSYVPKRCISISPYVMSDFITKFEKLTLDQIPSKLETIEFPKLNNEQLALSSQFETLSKRLDESDTLAQINDSLRSKTFVVGSIPSKADLILFEQVFPLASKWTSKEDITKHRHLLRWADLVQNTLVNVPEPVKIDYDIEIPREIKEKKKPAAAANVQGKDAASAKGDAKADKKKPKGEAVAGGAPSDQKPYQELTEEEKQARAAAKEAKKAAKAKANAEKEKQKQNEKAASAAPPSPAMVDLRVGFIQKAERHPNADSLYMSTIDMGDEEGPRIVCSGLVNYVPIEEMQKRYVIVVANLKPVTMRGVKSCAMVLCASNKDDGVVEFVNPPEGSKPGDKIFFEGYNGVPEKQLNPKKKIWEAVQPKFTTTENFEVTYTEEGKPPAFLVNEKGEKCKNSTVVGANVS, encoded by the coding sequence ATGAAGAGTCGTTTGAGTCAATTCTTATCATTGAAAACCACTAGATTCTTTAGATTTTCATTTCAACGATACCTGTACGTTCCTAAACGTTGCATATCTATATCCCCTTACGTTATGTCtgatttcatcaccaaatttgaaaaattgaccTTGGATCAAATTccatcaaaattggaaaccattgaatttccaaaattaaATAATGAGCAATTAGCTTTATcttctcaatttgaaactttgtCAAAAAGACTAGATGAAAGTGATACATTGGCACAAATTAATGATTCATTAAGAAGCAAAACTTTTGTCGTTGGATCAATTCCAAGTAAAGCAgatttgatcttgtttgAACAAGTGTTCCCATTGGCATCAAAATGGACTTCCAAGGAAGATATTACCAAACATAGACATTTGTTGAGGTGGGCTGATTTGGTTCAAAACACATTGGTGAATGTTCCAGAACCAGTCAAGATTGATTACGATATTGAAATACCAAGAGAAAtcaaagagaagaagaaaccagcagcagcagctaATGTTCAAGGTAAAGATGCCGCTTCTGCCAAGGGAGATGCTAAAGCAgataaaaagaaaccaaaaGGTGAAGCAGTTGCTGGAGGAGCTCCATCTGATCAAAAACCATATCAAGAATTAACCGAGGAGGAGAAACAGGCTAGAGCAGCAGCTAAAGAAGCCAAGAAGGCAGCTAAAGCCAAAGCCAACGCtgaaaaagagaaacaaaaacagaATGAAAAAGCCGCATCTGCTGCTCCTCCATCACCAGCAATGGTTGATCTTAGAGTTGgattcattcaaaaagcAGAAAGACATCCAAACGCCGACTCTCTTTACATGTCAACTATTGATATGGGGGATGAAGAAGGTCCAAGAATCGTATGTTCAGGATTGGTCAACTATGTtccaattgaagaaatgcAAAAGAGATatgtgattgttgttgccaatttgaaaccagtCACAATGAGAGGTGTCAAGAGTTGTGCTATGGTTTTATGTGCTTCAAATAAAGACGATGGTgtggttgaatttgttaacCCACCAGAAGGTTCTAAACCAGGtgacaaaatctttttcgaAGGTTATAACGGTGTTCCTGAAAAACAGTTGAAcccaaagaagaaaatttgGGAAGCTGTTCAACCTAAATTTACCACTACTGAAAACTTTGAAGTTACCTATACTGAAGAAGGTAAACCACCTGCATTTTTGGTGAATGAAAAGGGAGAGAAATGTAAAAACAGTACTGTTGTTGGCGCAAATGTCAGTTAG